One genomic window of Arachis stenosperma cultivar V10309 chromosome 10, arast.V10309.gnm1.PFL2, whole genome shotgun sequence includes the following:
- the LOC130957378 gene encoding uncharacterized protein LOC130957378, with protein sequence MASNNPYIVVLMYPNRRMFNGNNGVTFECEDPILFRTQRVNTLSDLKSLILSKFGGTVAREIGRVVYRLLSPMGNGVFRFRLFRLQGDEHVRVMFNIHGRIMVEQVMELSAEVGHSGGGPSVQSTYVQDDRPLAPPPIHVAVPVDEAEEGKEESDEDYVGDSGDRESSDGEDENECVPETPVPTVPRHVLPPLLAILALLAVPSHYHSLNLDAMHERTPFLDTGEEDYNLNDSVEFRVGHKFRSREAMLQGVKNYSIWRSAEYRVIESDQLKYHVQCRQADNGCQWSLRVALRQNLGYWYGGVLLITVAQDGNSNILPIAFAIVESESTESWSFFLTNLRRHITPQDDLLVIFDRSQAIKAALYADDSSWSPPRAYHAYCIRHMTANFMTRFKSADGKRYLIKAAYSPSKAGYEWYIDALRRVSSGGCFIASSRLKLTVLPSTSKE encoded by the exons ATGGCCAGTAATAATCCTTACATAGTTGTACTTATGTATCCCAATCGTCGCATGTTTAACGGCAACAACGGGGTCACATTTGAGTGCGAGGATCCGATATTGTTTCGCACTCAACGTGTGAATACGTTGTCGGATTTGAAGAGTTTAATACTGAGCAAGTTTGGAGGTACAGTGGCGAGAGAAATCGGAAGGGTGGTGTATAGGTTACTGTCTCCCATGGGAAATGGAGTGTTTCGATTTCGACTATTCCGACTTCAAGGGGACGAGCATGTGCGAGTGATGTTCAATATACATGGGAGGATCATGGTGGAGCAAGTAATGGAGCTATCTGCAGAGGTGGGGCACAGTGGTGGTGGTCCTTCTGTACAATCGACCTATGTGCAGGACGACCGACCTCTCGCACCACCGCCCATTCATGTCGCCGTTCCAGTGGATGAGGCGGAGGAGGGTAAGGAGGAGTCGGATGAGGATTACGTGGGGGATAGTGGTGATAGAGAATCGTCTGATGGTGAGGATGAGAATGAGTGTGTTCCGGAGACACCTGTTCCGACTGTCCCCCGCCATGTCCTGCCTCCCCTTCTGGCGATACTGGCGCTTTTGGCGGTTCCGTCTCACTATCACAGTCTGAATTTGGACGCCATGCACGAGAGGACTCCATTTCTTGACACGGGTGAAGAGGATTACAACCTAAACGACAGTGTAGAGTTTCGGGTCGGACACAAGTTTAGAAGCCGAGAGGCAATGCTTCAAGGTGTGAAGAACTACAGTATTTGGAGGAGTGCGGAGTACCGAGTGATTGAATCAGACCAGTTAAAGTACCATGTGCAGTGCCGTCAAGCTGATAATGGGTGTCAATGGAGCCTCCGTGTGGCTCTTCGACAAAACCTCGGATACTG GTATGGTGGTGTGTTGCTTATTACGGTTGCGCAAGATGGGAATAGCAACATCCTGCCTATTGCCTTTGCCATTGTGGAGTCCGAGAGCACCGAGTCATGGTCGTTCTTCCTCACTAATCTGAGACGCCACATCACCCCACAAGATGACCTGCTGGTTATCTTCGATAGATCTCAGGCTATTAAGGCAGCGCTTTACGCCGATGATAGCAGTTGGTCTCCCCCTAGAGCCTACCATGCTTACTGCATAAGACACATGACGGCGAATTTCATGACACGGTTCAAGTCAGCCGACGGCAAGAGGTACCTCATTAAAGCTGCTTATAGTCCAAGCAAGGCCGGTTACGAGTGGTACATAGATGCATTGAGAAGAGTCTCTTCTGGGGGATGCTTCATAGCTTCATCCAGATTGAAGCTCACTGTTCTGCCATCTACCTCAAAAGAATAG